One Salvia splendens isolate huo1 chromosome 22, SspV2, whole genome shotgun sequence DNA segment encodes these proteins:
- the LOC121785680 gene encoding 8-hydroxygeraniol dehydrogenase-like, with translation MAKSYETEHPVKAFGLAATDSSGHLSPFKFSRRATGDDDVQFKVLYCGICHSDLHYLKNEWGISQYPLVPGHEIVGVVTEVGKKVEKVKVGDRVGVGCMVGSCRSCESCKENLENYCPKIIPTYAAPYHDGTITYGGYSDIMVADEHFIVRIPENMPLDAAAPLLCAGITTYSPMRYFGLDKPGMHIGVVGLGGLGHVAVKFAKAFGCKVTVISTSISKKDEALSHLGADSFLISKDADEMQGAMGTLDGIIDTVSAHHALMPLIGLLKAHGKLIMLGAPDKPLELPVFPLLAGRKMISGSGIGGMKETQEMIDFAAKHNIKADIELISADYVNTALERLVKADVKYRFVIDVANTLQQS, from the exons ATGGCGAAATCATATGAAACAGAGCACCCTGTGAAGGCATTTGGATTGGCTGCAACAGACTCATCTGGCCATCTCTCTCCCTTCAAATTCTCCAGAAG GGCAACTGGTGATGACGATGTGCAATTCAAAGTGTTGTATTGTGGGATCTGCCACTCCGATCTTCATTACCTCAAGAACGAATGGGGCATCTCTCAGTATCCTCTCGTCCCTGG GCATGAGATTGTTGGTGTGGTAACAGAGGTGGGAAAGAAGGTTGAGAAGGTCAAAGTCGGAGACAGAGTTGGTGTTGGATGCATGGTCGGATCTTGTCGATCATGCGAGAGCTGCAAGGAAAATCTTGAGAATTACTGCCCCAAGATCATCCCCACTTACGCTGCTCCCTACCACGATGGCACCATCACGTACGGTGGCTACTCTGATATCATGGTTGCTGATGAGCATTTCATTGTTCGTATCCCTGAAAACATGCCATTGGATGCTGCTGCTCCTCTTCTATGTGCCGGCATCACCACCTACAGCCCCATGAGATACTTTGGACTAGACAAGCCCGGGATGCACATTGGAGTTGTCGGTTTGGGCGGACTCGGCCATGTTGCTGTTAAATTTGCCAAGGCTTTCGGTTGCAAGGTCACAGTCATTAGCACATCTATCAGCAAAAAGGATGAAGCGCTTTCACATTTGGGCGCAGATTCGTTCTTGATAAGCAAAGATGCTGATGAAATGCAG GGTGCTATGGGGACACTGGATGGTATTATAGATACAGTATCAGCACATCATGCTTTGATGCCACTCATTGGCCTCTTGAAGGCTCACGGAAAGCTCATCATGCTTGGCGCCCCAGATAAGCCTCTCGAGCTACCGGTTTTTCCTCTACTTGCAG GGAGAAAGATGATATCCGGGAGTGGGATTGGAGGGATGAAAGAGACCCAAGAAATGATTGATTTTGCAGCCAAGCACAATATAAAAGCAGATATTGAACTAATTTCAGCAGACTATGTTAACACTGCTTTAGAGAGGTTGGTCAAGGCTGATGTGAAGTATCGGTTTGTGATAGACGTTGCCAACACTCTTCAACAATCTTGA